In the genome of Candidatus Cloacimonadota bacterium, one region contains:
- a CDS encoding DegV family protein codes for MEKKEIGVLTGSIGSISEDLSKKYNITVIPYYLNLKDKSLKDGVDISSEEYYSYFENLPELPTTASPNISDIKRTIEEIAKNYKQIIFLCASDKYTKTYGYAVKAIQSLKNIKVYLIDTKAAIGKQGLMAIETAKLIKSGETIENIAKKIKEWKFKMREVICLDTLKNLYKGGRIGKLQYLLGNVLSIKTLIRFDNEGMHELIGIVRTHQQTLNFTIKRIRKILAGYKTNKLDIFIEDAINRNWSNKLKEIIQKEFNCREIYQTTMSPVTGTHAGPKSWAITILPL; via the coding sequence ATGGAGAAAAAAGAAATAGGCGTGCTTACCGGCAGTATCGGCAGTATATCAGAAGACTTATCAAAAAAATACAATATTACTGTAATTCCTTATTATCTAAACCTTAAGGACAAATCCTTAAAAGATGGAGTGGATATTTCTTCTGAGGAATATTATTCTTATTTTGAAAATCTTCCTGAATTACCAACTACTGCATCTCCTAATATTTCTGATATAAAAAGAACAATTGAAGAAATTGCAAAAAATTATAAACAGATTATCTTTCTCTGTGCTTCTGACAAATATACGAAAACTTATGGATATGCTGTAAAAGCCATTCAATCATTAAAAAATATAAAAGTGTATCTGATTGATACAAAAGCAGCTATTGGCAAACAGGGACTTATGGCTATTGAAACGGCTAAATTAATAAAATCTGGTGAAACGATAGAAAACATTGCCAAAAAGATAAAAGAATGGAAATTCAAAATGCGAGAAGTCATCTGCCTGGATACTTTGAAAAATTTATATAAAGGTGGTAGAATCGGAAAGTTACAATATCTTCTGGGAAATGTTCTCTCTATAAAAACATTAATAAGATTTGATAATGAGGGAATGCACGAATTGATTGGTATTGTCCGCACACATCAACAAACTTTAAATTTTACGATTAAACGAATTAGAAAGATACTTGCAGGGTATAAGACGAATAAATTGGATATATTTATTGAGGATGCAATTAATCGTAACTGGTCCAACAAACTAAAAGAAATCATTCAAAAAGAATTTAACTGTAGAGAAATTTATCAAACAACTATGTCACCAGTGACTGGCACGCATGCAGGTCCAAAGTCATGGGCTATTACGATTTTACCTTTGTAA
- a CDS encoding restriction endonuclease subunit S: MITYSIIKKSQLEGSHRLDAEYYQPEYLNNEAVISSHSYYTLAEISEIAYGTTPSGASFYKQGIPFVRSQNFSLLTVNNSELVFCDEKFHFDNKKSSIRPRDILFAAVGTTIGQLAIVQNSIKKGNINQNIARVRITSKKIDSLFAGLFFASRIGQLQISRLVTGNAQSYLNTNQVKLFKVPVISQRKQLEIAKYFEKLQKKIDLTNSFYNQAENLLLEELGLKDFEVEDDLSYVVNFSNVKTANRTDAEYFQPKYKKLIDYLKDKFELKKIRELVTIQKGIEPGSKKYQEEGKPFIRVSNLSKFGINDNNQKYLSDDFYQELRENYQPKLGEILLTKDASPGMSYVVKESIEGIISSGILRLKIKENLEPEYLTLLINSIVGQYQMERDTGGSVIIHWRPDQIKNMHIPILSRSTQQKISNFVRQSYQAHQEAKQLLNEAKEKVEKMIIDNSKLCI, from the coding sequence ATGATTACCTATTCCATCATAAAAAAATCTCAACTTGAAGGATCACACCGGCTGGATGCAGAATATTATCAGCCAGAATATTTAAATAATGAAGCAGTTATTTCATCGCATAGTTATTATACTCTTGCTGAAATATCTGAAATTGCATATGGAACAACACCAAGTGGAGCATCTTTTTATAAGCAGGGAATTCCATTTGTGCGATCTCAGAATTTCAGTCTACTTACAGTAAATAACTCAGAATTAGTTTTTTGTGATGAGAAATTTCATTTTGATAATAAAAAATCATCAATTAGACCAAGGGATATTCTCTTCGCTGCAGTTGGCACCACCATTGGACAATTAGCAATTGTCCAAAATTCTATTAAAAAAGGTAATATAAACCAAAATATAGCTAGAGTTAGGATAACTTCGAAGAAAATAGATTCTTTATTCGCAGGATTATTTTTTGCCTCTCGTATTGGTCAATTACAAATTTCAAGATTAGTTACTGGGAATGCTCAATCTTATCTAAATACTAATCAGGTTAAATTGTTTAAAGTTCCAGTAATATCCCAGAGAAAACAATTAGAGATTGCTAAATATTTTGAGAAATTACAGAAAAAAATTGATTTAACAAATTCTTTTTATAACCAAGCTGAAAATCTTCTCTTGGAAGAGTTGGGATTAAAAGATTTTGAAGTGGAAGATGATTTGTCGTATGTGGTTAATTTTTCTAATGTAAAAACCGCTAACCGCACAGATGCTGAATACTTTCAACCGAAATATAAAAAGTTAATAGACTATCTCAAAGATAAATTTGAATTAAAGAAAATAAGAGAATTGGTAACTATCCAAAAAGGGATTGAACCAGGAAGCAAAAAATATCAAGAAGAAGGAAAACCGTTTATTCGTGTAAGTAATCTTTCTAAATTTGGAATAAATGATAATAATCAAAAATATCTTTCAGATGATTTTTATCAAGAATTAAGAGAAAATTATCAACCTAAGTTAGGAGAAATCCTTTTAACAAAGGATGCAAGCCCTGGTATGTCTTATGTTGTAAAAGAGTCAATTGAAGGAATTATTTCAAGTGGTATTTTACGCTTAAAGATAAAAGAAAATTTAGAACCTGAATATTTAACACTTCTAATAAATTCTATTGTTGGTCAATATCAGATGGAGCGAGATACAGGTGGATCTGTTATAATCCACTGGAGACCTGACCAAATAAAAAATATGCATATTCCAATTTTATCAAGGTCTACACAGCAAAAAATCTCTAATTTCGTAAGGCAATCTTATCAAGCTCACCAAGAAGCAAAACAACTCCTCAATGAAGCAAAAGAGAAAGTGGAGAAGATGATTATTGACAACTCAAAATTGTGTATATAA
- a CDS encoding N-6 DNA methylase produces the protein MNNKLYEEKKEEVSIGKTDKILDIIFKDTSVKHGLKEFQGINVTEEIKIFEKEIDKYYVNCLKRGRDILIHSPSKNAPEEIIRQLWLKKLTSEYGYSLERIEVEKSIQFGREIRKKAADIIVYKKDKITPYIIFELKNPNERKAIEQLKGYLNAEGCEIGVWSNGIDKVILYRPYPKEFSDTLPDIPKASQTIDDLFREEKTLEDIEKKGGRNFNLRRIIQGMEELVLANAGVDVFNEVFKLIYAKLFDEKEAKERRNGVIKFRKYKDPQKTYNEINNLFKKSIEEWPETFNTIEKIELSPEHLQVCIGLFENVLLFGSDLEIIDAAFEYLMPEAAKTKKGQYFTPRHVIKMCVKMLNPRDKEYIIDPACGSGGFLIHAMYWVWGKYYKNATQTARYSYANRYLFGLDFDDKMKKISQALMLIAGDGRSHVYKLNSLDARDWQGNEQEKEKARSELRSLLTHFKNPEDEKENQKTFRYCDFKLLLTNPPFAGEIRDQAMLRQYFFSKNKRGHLKNKVERHILFIERCLDFLNHGGRMAIVLPQGILNNTNTEYIRNWLFDEARILAVVGLHVNTFKPHTGTKTSVLFLQKWGNNEQPLEDYPIFMAVSKKPGKDNSGEYIFKKNKLGNKVLDEKGRPILEHDLDEIAEGFVRFAKEQGLKFWR, from the coding sequence ATGAACAACAAGTTATACGAAGAAAAAAAAGAAGAAGTTAGTATTGGTAAAACTGATAAAATACTGGATATCATCTTTAAAGATACTTCCGTTAAACATGGATTAAAAGAATTTCAAGGTATAAATGTCACAGAAGAAATTAAAATATTTGAAAAGGAAATAGATAAATATTATGTGAATTGTTTAAAAAGGGGTAGAGACATTTTAATCCATTCACCATCAAAAAATGCTCCAGAAGAAATCATCCGTCAATTATGGCTAAAGAAATTGACTTCTGAATATGGTTATTCATTGGAAAGAATTGAAGTGGAAAAATCTATCCAATTTGGACGAGAAATTCGAAAAAAAGCAGCTGACATTATCGTTTATAAAAAGGACAAAATTACTCCTTACATAATCTTTGAGCTAAAAAATCCAAATGAGAGAAAAGCTATTGAGCAGCTAAAAGGGTATTTAAATGCCGAAGGGTGTGAAATTGGTGTCTGGTCAAATGGTATTGATAAGGTAATCCTCTATCGTCCTTATCCTAAAGAATTTAGTGATACACTTCCTGATATACCAAAAGCAAGCCAAACTATTGATGACCTTTTCAGAGAGGAAAAGACTCTTGAAGATATTGAGAAAAAAGGTGGGAGAAATTTCAACTTAAGACGAATTATTCAAGGAATGGAAGAATTAGTTTTAGCCAATGCAGGTGTAGATGTTTTTAATGAGGTTTTTAAATTAATTTATGCTAAACTATTTGATGAGAAAGAAGCCAAAGAACGTCGGAATGGAGTGATAAAATTTAGAAAATATAAAGACCCACAAAAAACTTATAATGAGATTAATAATCTATTTAAGAAATCAATTGAAGAATGGCCAGAAACTTTTAACACAATTGAAAAAATTGAACTTTCTCCAGAACATCTTCAAGTATGTATTGGACTTTTTGAGAATGTTTTACTTTTTGGTTCAGACCTGGAAATAATTGATGCAGCGTTCGAGTATCTAATGCCAGAAGCAGCTAAGACTAAAAAAGGACAATATTTTACTCCTCGTCATGTAATTAAAATGTGTGTTAAGATGCTTAACCCAAGAGATAAAGAATATATTATAGACCCTGCTTGTGGTTCTGGTGGATTCTTAATTCATGCTATGTATTGGGTTTGGGGAAAATACTATAAAAATGCCACTCAAACAGCAAGATACTCTTATGCCAATAGATATCTATTTGGATTAGATTTTGATGATAAAATGAAAAAGATTTCGCAAGCCTTAATGCTTATTGCTGGGGATGGACGCTCACATGTGTATAAACTAAACTCTTTAGATGCACGAGATTGGCAAGGGAACGAACAAGAAAAAGAAAAAGCTCGTTCTGAATTGAGATCACTTTTGACTCATTTTAAGAATCCTGAAGATGAAAAAGAAAATCAAAAAACTTTTCGTTATTGCGACTTTAAACTGCTTTTAACAAATCCTCCTTTTGCTGGTGAGATTAGAGACCAGGCAATGTTGCGACAATATTTTTTCAGCAAAAACAAAAGAGGACATTTGAAAAATAAAGTCGAGCGTCATATACTCTTTATTGAAAGATGTTTGGATTTTCTTAATCACGGGGGAAGAATGGCAATTGTTTTACCACAGGGTATATTAAATAATACCAATACAGAATATATCCGTAATTGGCTTTTTGATGAAGCAAGAATTTTGGCAGTAGTTGGACTTCATGTAAATACTTTCAAACCGCATACAGGTACAAAAACATCTGTTCTGTTTTTGCAAAAATGGGGAAATAATGAACAGCCTCTTGAGGATTATCCAATTTTTATGGCTGTTTCCAAAAAACCTGGTAAAGATAATTCTGGAGAATACATCTTTAAAAAAAATAAATTAGGAAATAAGGTTTTAGATGAAAAAGGACGACCAATTCTTGAACATGACCTCGATGAAATCGCTGAAGGATTTGTAAGGTTTGCAAAAGAACAAGGATTAAAGTTTTGGAGGTAA
- a CDS encoding winged helix-turn-helix transcriptional regulator produces the protein MQASSLFAKEPQNFISWSVFTVVLFKDKDGVDVIDRKEVTGSLFEIIEQVMDFVRLYSKVAYKFTGKPQRENIYEYPFDAIREAVINSVMHKDYFERGHNNILKFFPDRIQIENIWVKPQNFILGKTVFRRNHLIANLFSRINFGEKLGSGMKSTSFAVALLRSMEMRDICKNENSPYPEIEYTDTHFYIVFKQNREYIRLSSTTQKTTRKILEIIKGEPQITRRELAELIGISEDGIKYHLNNLKQKGLLKRIGPAKGGYWKIVK, from the coding sequence ATGCAGGCGTCCTCCTTATTTGCAAAAGAACCACAGAATTTTATATCCTGGTCAGTCTTTACAGTTGTATTATTCAAAGATAAAGATGGTGTTGATGTAATTGATAGAAAAGAAGTAACTGGCTCATTATTTGAGATAATTGAGCAAGTAATGGACTTTGTCCGATTATACTCAAAAGTAGCTTACAAATTCACTGGAAAACCACAGAGAGAGAATATCTATGAATACCCATTTGATGCTATACGAGAAGCGGTTATAAATTCTGTTATGCATAAGGATTATTTTGAACGGGGTCACAATAATATATTAAAATTTTTCCCGGATAGAATTCAAATAGAAAATATCTGGGTCAAGCCACAGAACTTCATTCTGGGTAAAACTGTCTTTAGAAGAAATCACCTTATTGCTAATTTATTCTCTCGTATAAATTTTGGTGAGAAATTGGGTTCAGGTATGAAAAGCACGTCCTTCGCAGTAGCACTGCTACGGAGTATGGAAATGAGAGATATATGTAAGAATGAAAATTCTCCCTATCCTGAGATAGAATATACTGACACTCATTTTTATATTGTCTTTAAGCAGAATAGAGAATATATAAGGCTATCAAGCACTACCCAGAAAACTACCCGGAAAATTTTAGAAATAATAAAAGGAGAACCCCAAATAACAAGAAGAGAATTAGCAGAACTAATTGGAATAAGTGAAGATGGGATTAAATATCATTTGAATAATCTAAAACAAAAAGGCCTCCTTAAAAGAATCGGTCCGGCAAAAGGTGGATATTGGAAAATTGTAAAATAA
- a CDS encoding putative DNA binding domain-containing protein, protein MDKKELALILQEGEEYFTEFKEGLSGVDKDFVAFTNSSGGNVLIGVTDDGKVKGITITNRVKSKIQDIARNCDPKVKLFVESFENILIVEVREGEDKPYKCSSGFYKRRGATSQKMTRNEILNFFKTEGKVRFDELLNTKFLYPQDFSIEKFNRFLELAGLSKTLSNDKILTSLGVVEHQNGNLYFNNAGVLLICKRTTEFYILVSLYSCIIQR, encoded by the coding sequence ATGGATAAAAAAGAGCTGGCTTTAATATTACAAGAAGGTGAAGAATACTTCACAGAATTCAAAGAAGGTCTTTCAGGTGTTGATAAAGATTTTGTTGCTTTTACGAATTCTTCTGGAGGTAATGTATTAATCGGTGTAACTGATGACGGAAAAGTTAAAGGCATTACAATAACAAATAGAGTAAAATCAAAAATACAGGATATTGCAAGAAATTGTGACCCAAAAGTAAAACTTTTCGTTGAATCCTTTGAAAACATTCTTATTGTAGAAGTAAGAGAAGGTGAAGATAAACCATATAAATGTTCATCAGGATTTTATAAACGAAGAGGTGCAACATCTCAAAAAATGACAAGAAATGAAATCCTAAATTTCTTTAAAACCGAAGGTAAAGTAAGATTTGATGAACTTTTAAATACAAAGTTTTTGTATCCACAAGATTTTAGCATTGAGAAATTTAACAGATTTTTAGAATTAGCTGGGCTTTCTAAAACCTTATCTAATGATAAAATTCTCACAAGTTTAGGAGTGGTAGAGCATCAAAACGGAAATTTATATTTTAATAATGCAGGCGTCCTCCTTATTTGCAAAAGAACCACAGAATTTTATATCCTGGTCAGTCTTTACAGTTGTATTATTCAAAGATAA
- the radC gene encoding DNA repair protein RadC: MKNKTYTVRDLPIEERPRERLQKVGVDNLSTQELLALIIEKGGKGQSVLTLAQNLLAHFGNLNNIKNASIEELKKVKGIGFATACKLQAAFKLGEKAEIQLNKYGEKIEGPKDIFNLLKREIGNKKKESFYILSLTTRNNLISVDKVSTGTLSASLAHPREVFLPAIKNSASSVIIVHNHPSGDTQPSEDDLEITKRLIEAGKILGIDVVDHVIVSKDSFYSFKEKNLL; encoded by the coding sequence ATGAAAAATAAAACATATACCGTTAGAGATTTGCCTATAGAAGAACGCCCAAGAGAAAGATTGCAAAAAGTTGGTGTGGATAATCTTTCTACTCAAGAACTGCTTGCACTTATAATTGAAAAAGGAGGAAAAGGACAATCTGTGCTGACTCTTGCTCAAAACTTACTGGCTCATTTTGGTAATCTCAATAATATTAAAAATGCCAGCATTGAAGAATTAAAAAAAGTAAAAGGGATTGGCTTTGCTACTGCTTGTAAGCTACAAGCTGCTTTTAAGTTAGGTGAAAAAGCAGAAATTCAACTCAATAAGTATGGCGAAAAAATTGAAGGTCCCAAAGATATATTTAATCTATTAAAAAGGGAAATTGGAAATAAAAAGAAAGAGAGTTTTTATATTCTTTCTTTAACAACACGAAACAATTTGATAAGTGTAGATAAAGTTTCAACAGGCACATTGAGTGCAAGTTTAGCACATCCAAGAGAAGTATTTCTGCCAGCCATTAAAAATTCTGCATCTTCTGTAATCATTGTCCATAACCATCCATCTGGTGATACACAGCCATCTGAAGATGATTTAGAGATTACGAAAAGATTAATAGAAGCCGGTAAGATTCTGGGAATTGATGTGGTTGATCACGTTATTGTATCAAAAGATTCATTCTATAGTTTTAAAGAGAAAAATCTATTGTAA
- a CDS encoding PorV/PorQ family protein: MKKYLIFIFILLIPLVLSAGRYAGDFMMIGNGVRPLGMGGAFAAVADNGNAIYWNASGLAQIKEIEAEAMHAFLYKELAVYDFLSFCIPLPANSTIGISFTRLSINNIPLYDEKWLVGTNVDKRSSDVDLHLTGNPDGTFSSSDQLFEFAFAKNVFHIFDLGWALFDLPVDLYFGGTFKFIKRDLYKNMGTGMGFDFSSMLKTDFALLTDVDWLGAIKFAINLQDVAGTEITWDTESKHRDEIITNPKMGLAVVQPLDFINSELILAYDWDNMYKYTRHIGTEFNYHNLISLRSGLYDKHFTAGIGVKYKRYNINYAFITNNDLGNSHRIGLTVNF; encoded by the coding sequence ATGAAAAAATACTTAATCTTCATTTTTATTTTATTAATTCCACTTGTCCTAAGTGCAGGACGATATGCTGGAGATTTTATGATGATTGGCAATGGTGTTCGTCCTCTGGGAATGGGGGGAGCTTTTGCAGCAGTAGCTGATAATGGCAATGCTATTTACTGGAACGCTTCTGGATTAGCTCAAATAAAGGAGATTGAAGCTGAGGCTATGCATGCCTTTTTATACAAGGAATTGGCAGTTTATGACTTCCTCTCTTTTTGCATTCCTTTGCCCGCTAATAGCACCATCGGTATTAGTTTCACACGTCTATCTATCAATAATATACCACTTTATGATGAAAAATGGCTTGTAGGTACAAATGTTGATAAAAGATCTTCAGATGTAGACCTGCATCTAACTGGCAATCCAGATGGAACTTTCTCCAGCTCTGACCAGCTTTTTGAGTTTGCGTTTGCAAAAAATGTATTTCATATTTTTGATTTAGGTTGGGCACTTTTTGATTTACCTGTAGACCTTTACTTTGGCGGAACATTTAAATTTATTAAAAGGGATCTCTACAAAAATATGGGGACTGGCATGGGATTTGACTTTTCCTCTATGTTAAAAACAGACTTTGCTTTACTTACAGATGTAGATTGGCTTGGTGCAATCAAATTTGCAATCAACCTGCAAGATGTTGCTGGAACAGAAATCACCTGGGATACTGAATCTAAACACAGAGACGAGATTATCACTAATCCTAAAATGGGATTGGCTGTGGTCCAACCACTTGACTTTATAAACTCAGAACTTATTTTAGCTTATGACTGGGATAATATGTATAAATACACCCGTCATATAGGAACAGAATTTAACTATCACAACCTTATTTCATTACGCTCTGGACTTTATGATAAACATTTCACTGCAGGGATAGGGGTTAAATATAAACGATATAACATCAATTATGCCTTTATTACAAATAATGATTTAGGAAATTCACACAGAATCGGGCTAACTGTAAATTTCTAA